A window of Roseiflexus castenholzii DSM 13941 genomic DNA:
ATATAGACGATGATCCGACTATCCGGCGTTTTGGTCACGCTGTGAACTCCTTCCGGCTCGTCGGTCAACTGCATGATCTCGCCAGAAACCAGGTCCAGGCGGAAGACGTTGTAGCGCGGATCTTCGTGCGGCGCGCGATCCTCACCGCTGGCGCGGTCCGATAGAAAAATGATCGCCGGTTCGACGGCGTCGAATGAATTCTCGGTAAAGTAGAGATGCACATTGTTGCCGATAGCGGTCAACTGCCGGATGGTGCGACCGGTCGCGCTGTCGGTCAGGGTTGTCATCTCCGAGGTCCATGTGCGTGGCATGTCCGTGTTCCTTACTCCCATGTCTCCGGCCACCGGAAATGCGTTGCCAGTTCCTCATGACCGGGCATCGCCAGCAGATCATCGAGCACGGCGACCGCCTGTTCATATGAGCGGGTCTGCGGACTGTTGAGCACACTCCAGAGCAACATCGAGCGATCGCCGGTTTTGAACGCCAGGAGTTCGCGTTCCATATCGAGCACTTCGGGCAGAATCATTTCGAGCATAATCTTCCGTGGCAACGGTGGCACGCGCAGCGGTTGAATACCTTTGGCATTGATGATTGCTGGAACCTCGACCACCACATCATCGGCAACGCCGGGCAGCGCGCCGTGGTTCGGAATGTTCACCTGAGCGACATACTCGTTGTTGTTGACCAGCCCATCGATGATCGGAACCTGCTGCTCGCGCGTCTTCTCGCTGCCGAACGTTTCGACCAGGCTGGCTTTCGGATCGTTCGCCAGCTGAGTCATGAACGCGATGCGCTTCTCCAGACCCTCGACGAAGAATGGACGGGCAATCTCGGTGTCGGGACCGCCCCACGGTTCGCCGAACCAGTATTTCTTGACCTCAAGGCTCGTGTGATACCACCAGTTGCGTTGCTGGCGCGGCGTATCGCCGATTGGCATCAACCCATACATGCGGTACATATGAATGGCGCCGCGCGACATCTGAATGTCGTGGGTGCTCTGCGCCACATGGGTGCGCCAGAAGGTCTCGCTCTGTTCGGCGATCCAGCGGTCGAGCAGCGGATAGGCGTCTTTCCCTTCGTAGAGAAAATGGGTCAGCCAGATATTGTGGTTCAACCCCGGCGCCTGCCAGGTGATCTTCTGTGGGTCTAATCCCAGGGTCATAGCCACCTGATAGACACCGTAGTGACCATGGCACAGACCACACACCTTAATGCCGGTCTCACGGGTCATCAGCGTGCATCCTTCAAACACCGGATTACCCGACTGGATCAGCCAGGCATTTGGACAGATGCGCTCCATATCGCGCGCCACGGCGAGCATGAACGCCAGTTGCGCGTGATTGCCGAAAGCAACGCCGCCGTAATAGTAGCCGTGCTTCGCCGTCACCTCGCGCATGGCGCGCTGATGATGGTGGCTGACGACCGATGCGGTATTGATCACAAAATCGGCGTCGGTGAGCGACGCGGCGCGATCCGCAGTGCGCTCGAAGCGCAGATCGGAGCCCAGTTCGGCGGCATAGCGGCGCGCCAGTTTCTCGATCATCTCAAGGCGGGCAAGATCGACATCCATGAAACTGACCAGACTGCCTGCGAGTCCTGGCGTCAGACACAGATCTTTGACCAGCCCCAGCGAGAATTGGGCGCTGCCGGCGCCGATCACGCTGATCTTAATGGCGGTGGACATTCCCCTTCCTTTCTCCAACGAAAGCGACCGTCGATGCGAACGCCCAACGACGCAACACTGCTGAGCGTGTCAGGCGGCGACCGCATCCTGCTGCGCGAGCAGCGGCGGCAACGGTGCGCCCTGATGGCTCAGGTGACAGGCGTAGAGAAAACGATAGACATCGTTGATATAGAACTGTGGAAATGCTTTGACCGGCATCGTTTCCAGGAAGCGTGACTCGACCAGTTCTGCCATGGCTGCATCCATTCCCTCGGCAACCTCATAATCGAAATAGATCGCCAGGTCCTTATCTGGCGGATCGATCACCTTCGTAATGCCAAAACTTTCAGGAAATCGGTGCGCGGGCGCATCTCTTTCGAGCAGAAACGTCCCTAGCGCAGCTGAATGAATATGCTCTCGATGCTCATAGAGAAAATTGACCGTTTGCTGCGCGTCATCGAGTGTTTCGCCAGGAAAGCCAAAGAAAAAGAATGTATGGTTCCAGATGCCTGCTTCGGCGCTTTCACGCAGGATGCGATGCATATGCTCGAGTTTTGTCCCTTTGACCATGCGGTTCATGATCGCTTCGGAAGCGCTTTCCAGACCAAACAGGATCATGCGGCACCCGCCGCGATACATCTGTTGCAACAGGTCGGCGGTCAGCGTCTTCTCAAAACGCGCGCAGCCGCCCCAAAGCACCGGAATACAGTCGCGCTGCACAATCATGGAGAGTTCGCGCAACGTGCGTGGTGTCAGCGCCTCATCGGCGAAAAAGATGTGCTGCGCGCCATAGCGCTGGTGGAGCGCGACCATCTGCTCCGCCAGCATCTCGCTGCGCATCAGGCTGAAATTCTCGGCTTCGCCATAGCCGACATTACAGAAGGCGCATTTGCCAAAGTAGCAGCCACGCGCCGAGAGGAGCGGCAACGTCAGATACGGCGCCAGGTACCGGTCGAGCGGCAAGCCATCGAAATCCGGCAGCGGCAAGGCGCCGATCTTTTCCGGTTCCTTGCGCGCTGTTACCCGAATGGCATTGCCGTCGCGATAGATCAGGTTCGGCACGCGCGAGACATCGCCACTGCCGGCGAGCGCTTCGCACAACTGCACGAGCGGAACCTCGCCATCGAAGACGACGGCGCTATCGATCAGAGAAAAGATGCCAGGTGATCGTGCCAGGCGCTCACGCAGCATCGTGATATGCGGACCGCCGACCGTCACATGACATGGCAATCCGCGATCCTTGATCAGCGCCGCAATTGTCAACCCTGGAACCATCTGCGCCATCGAGGGGATGGAAATGCCGACCACATCCGGTCGTTCACGTTCGATATCCGCCAGGACGCCACGCGCAAAGATATCGATCAGCATATTGACCTGCGGATCGCGCACTTCGCTCAAGATAGCGCGGGTGCTGTCGGCCGTGCGCGCTGGACGATACGTTCCAAATTCGAGCGCTGCGGGGAAGAATGGCAGTGATGCAATTTGAAGCGCATCGACGACCGTCATCAGCGCGTCTCGACCGACCGGACCATCGAAAAACGCAGGGCTGCGCAAGACCTTTTTAGCGCGCTCGACTCGTGCCGCAATTGCCGGACCTGAACGCAACGCCTGTACGACCAGATCGCGTGGCGGCGCAACCCGGCGTGTCGAGCGCCGCTCGCCGTGAGGTCCGTATTCACGCCGCAGGCGGTCGAGCATCCGCTCGATATAACGCCGGGTCAGTATCGTCTCGAACACTTCGATATTCAAGTCGCGTTGCGTGACCCGCAGCCCATGCCCACGAAGAAATGCGGTGAGCGTTGGCAGCGCCAGGTGCGGCATTGCCGGCGTCCAGTTTGGCGGAAACAAGAGCATCACGTGCATAACTATCTCCTCGACAGCAATGGCGCGTTCAGCAGCCGACGTTCGTCGGCTGATCCGCAGTCAGTGGAATAATGTCGCGTGGCTGAGCGGACGCATAGAGATGGCAGCGCACCATCTGCCCATCGCCGACTGACACAACCGGCGGATCGACTACATCGCAGACGCCAGGGATCATGTCGCTACAGCGGGGATGGAAGGGGCATCCCTTTGGGATGGCATATGGATGCGGCACCGTGCCTCTGATCGACTCAAGGCGCGTCGCCGTGCCCATCGCCTTCGATCCCATCTTCGGGATCGACTTCAGCAGCAGGCGCGTATACGGATGTTTTGGGGCGTAGAAGAGATTATCAACGGTTGCCTGTTCCACGATCCGCCCCATATACATGACTATGACCGCTTCGGTCATCTGTGCGACAACGCCGAGGTTGTGGGTGATGAACATGATCGCCATCCCCAGTTCACGTTGCAGATCGCGCATCAACTGAAGAATCTGCGCTTCTGTCGTCACATCGAGCGCCGTGGTCGGCTCATCGGCGATCAACAGGCTGGGATTGCAACTCAGCGCCATGGCGATCATGGCGCGCTGCCGCATGCCGCCCGACAACTGATGGGGATAGCGATCCACCGTGCGCGTCGGTTGCTGCATGCCGACTTTCGTAAACATATGAATGGCAAGACGGCGCGCTTCCTCTTTGCTGACCAACTGGTGGAGCATGATCGCTTCGATCACCTGATCACCGACCGTATGCACCGGGCTGAGGGAGGTCATTGGTTCCTGGAAGACCATCGAGATTTCGCCGCCGCGGATCATGCGCATCGGTTTTCCCATCGGGTCCAGTTTCGTAATCTCAATGATCTCGCCGGGATTGCCGTTCGAGGGAGGGACGCGGTGAAAGCGAATCGAGCCGGAAACAATCTTTCCCGGCGGACGGACGATTTGCATGATCGAACGCGCCGTGATCGATTTGCCGCAACCGCTTTCCCCCACCACGCCGACTGTCTGCCCGCGCCGGATGGTGAAACTGACGCCGTCTACCGCGCGCACAACGCCTTCATCCAGATAAAAATAGGTCTTCAGGTCTTCGACTTCCAGCAACAACGGACGTGGATCACTCATAGCGCTCCTCACAGACTCAACGCTCATACGGATCGGCAGCATCGCGCAACCCGTCTCCCAGAAAATTGAAACTCAGGATCGAGATCACCACAGCCGCGCCGGGAAGCAAGACCCAGGGCGCCAGCGCGACCGAGCGCAGATTTTGCGCCTCCTGAAGCAACACACCCCAACTGATCGCCGGGGCGCGCAACCCCAGCCCGATGAAACTCAACCCGGTTTCCGCCAGGATCACGCCCGGCACCGCCAGCGTCAGCGTCGCAATGATATAACTCAGGAACGACGGAACCATGTGGCGCAGAATGATGCGCATTTCGCTCGAACCGACCAGGCGCGCCGCAAGCACGAAATCCTCTTCACGCAACGCCAGGAAGCGACCGCGCACCACTCGCGCCAGTCCAGTCCAACCGATCAACGACAGAATGACCGTAATGCCGAAATAGACCCATACCACGGGCCAGTCTGCCGGAAGCGCTGCGCTGAGTCCCATCCAGAGCGGAATGGCGGGGATCGACCGAATGAACTCGATTACGCGCTGAATGATGGTATCGACCACGCCGCCATAGTAGCCGGAAATGCCGCCGAGCACAATACCGAGGATCAGGCTCAAGAAGACCCCGACCAGCCCGATAGAGAGCGAAATGCGCGCACCATAGACAATCCGCGAAAACAGGTCGCGTCCCAAACGATCGGCGCCCAGGAGAAAAAATGCATGCTCTTCGATCGGCGCATCGATGCCAAACAGTCGGATGTTTGACTCGAAGATTCCCCACAGTTTGTACGGTTGACCGGGAGAGAACAGGCGAATAGGATGGATGTCACTGGTGTCTTCAACAAAGATCGGTCGAAGAGTCACCGGGTCACGTTCACGTTTCATTCCATAGATAAAAGGACCGCGAAAATTTCCTTCTGTATCGAAGAAATGAATACGCGACGGCGGCGCCAGCGTATAGCGCGTCGAAAAACTCTCCGGGTCGTAAGGGGCGACAAATTCGCAAAAGATGGCAATCAGATAGAGGAAAATCAACACCACGCCGCTCACCATCGCCATGCGATGCTTGCGAAACTTCCACCACATCAACTTCCACTGTGGCGCCACATAAATCTGTTCTGTGCGATTGCCGACGGTTGCAACGTCGGCATCCTCGGCACGGGTTCGCTCAATACTCCCTTCAGTCGCCATCGTTTACTCCTCCAGACGGATGCGCGGATCAACCCATGCGAGCAGAATGTCCGAAATCAGCGTGCCGATGACCGTCAGCGTACTGAGTAGCAGAATGAAACTCCCGGCAAGGTACATGTCCTGCGAGGTCAACGCGCGCAACAGGAGCGGTCCACTCGTCTGATAACTCAGCACGACCGCCACCAGCGTTTCGCCGGAAACGAGCGCCGCAAGCGTCCAGCCAACGGTGCTGAAGAACGGGTTGAGCGCCACGCGCACCGGATACTTCCAGATCAGCACCGTCTCGCGCACCCCCTTCGCGCGCGCCGTTTCGACATAGGGCTTGTTGAGTTCATCCAGCAGATTAGCGCGCAGCGTGCGAATGATACTGGCTGTATTGTCGATAGCGAGGACGATCACCGGCAGCCAGATGCGCGATAGCATATCCAGCACTTTGCCGACGCTCCATG
This region includes:
- a CDS encoding family 4 glycosyl hydrolase, with product MSTAIKISVIGAGSAQFSLGLVKDLCLTPGLAGSLVSFMDVDLARLEMIEKLARRYAAELGSDLRFERTADRAASLTDADFVINTASVVSHHHQRAMREVTAKHGYYYGGVAFGNHAQLAFMLAVARDMERICPNAWLIQSGNPVFEGCTLMTRETGIKVCGLCHGHYGVYQVAMTLGLDPQKITWQAPGLNHNIWLTHFLYEGKDAYPLLDRWIAEQSETFWRTHVAQSTHDIQMSRGAIHMYRMYGLMPIGDTPRQQRNWWYHTSLEVKKYWFGEPWGGPDTEIARPFFVEGLEKRIAFMTQLANDPKASLVETFGSEKTREQQVPIIDGLVNNNEYVAQVNIPNHGALPGVADDVVVEVPAIINAKGIQPLRVPPLPRKIMLEMILPEVLDMERELLAFKTGDRSMLLWSVLNSPQTRSYEQAVAVLDDLLAMPGHEELATHFRWPETWE
- a CDS encoding ABC transporter permease; the encoded protein is MATEGSIERTRAEDADVATVGNRTEQIYVAPQWKLMWWKFRKHRMAMVSGVVLIFLYLIAIFCEFVAPYDPESFSTRYTLAPPSRIHFFDTEGNFRGPFIYGMKRERDPVTLRPIFVEDTSDIHPIRLFSPGQPYKLWGIFESNIRLFGIDAPIEEHAFFLLGADRLGRDLFSRIVYGARISLSIGLVGVFLSLILGIVLGGISGYYGGVVDTIIQRVIEFIRSIPAIPLWMGLSAALPADWPVVWVYFGITVILSLIGWTGLARVVRGRFLALREEDFVLAARLVGSSEMRIILRHMVPSFLSYIIATLTLAVPGVILAETGLSFIGLGLRAPAISWGVLLQEAQNLRSVALAPWVLLPGAAVVISILSFNFLGDGLRDAADPYER
- a CDS encoding ABC transporter ATP-binding protein; the protein is MSDPRPLLLEVEDLKTYFYLDEGVVRAVDGVSFTIRRGQTVGVVGESGCGKSITARSIMQIVRPPGKIVSGSIRFHRVPPSNGNPGEIIEITKLDPMGKPMRMIRGGEISMVFQEPMTSLSPVHTVGDQVIEAIMLHQLVSKEEARRLAIHMFTKVGMQQPTRTVDRYPHQLSGGMRQRAMIAMALSCNPSLLIADEPTTALDVTTEAQILQLMRDLQRELGMAIMFITHNLGVVAQMTEAVIVMYMGRIVEQATVDNLFYAPKHPYTRLLLKSIPKMGSKAMGTATRLESIRGTVPHPYAIPKGCPFHPRCSDMIPGVCDVVDPPVVSVGDGQMVRCHLYASAQPRDIIPLTADQPTNVGC
- a CDS encoding B12-binding domain-containing radical SAM protein, whose amino-acid sequence is MHVMLLFPPNWTPAMPHLALPTLTAFLRGHGLRVTQRDLNIEVFETILTRRYIERMLDRLRREYGPHGERRSTRRVAPPRDLVVQALRSGPAIAARVERAKKVLRSPAFFDGPVGRDALMTVVDALQIASLPFFPAALEFGTYRPARTADSTRAILSEVRDPQVNMLIDIFARGVLADIERERPDVVGISIPSMAQMVPGLTIAALIKDRGLPCHVTVGGPHITMLRERLARSPGIFSLIDSAVVFDGEVPLVQLCEALAGSGDVSRVPNLIYRDGNAIRVTARKEPEKIGALPLPDFDGLPLDRYLAPYLTLPLLSARGCYFGKCAFCNVGYGEAENFSLMRSEMLAEQMVALHQRYGAQHIFFADEALTPRTLRELSMIVQRDCIPVLWGGCARFEKTLTADLLQQMYRGGCRMILFGLESASEAIMNRMVKGTKLEHMHRILRESAEAGIWNHTFFFFGFPGETLDDAQQTVNFLYEHREHIHSAALGTFLLERDAPAHRFPESFGITKVIDPPDKDLAIYFDYEVAEGMDAAMAELVESRFLETMPVKAFPQFYINDVYRFLYACHLSHQGAPLPPLLAQQDAVAA